One genomic region from Octopus sinensis linkage group LG13, ASM634580v1, whole genome shotgun sequence encodes:
- the LOC115218688 gene encoding elongation of very long chain fatty acids protein AAEL008004 — MLWMTTAAKVYDEVMQKGDPRVADWFMMSSPVPSFLICLVYMVITKVGPIFMANRKPFEIRNVMLVYNIAMVLLSAYILEEFISSGWFAGYSIRCQPVDYSRSTQAMRMAAACWWFYFSKFIELFDTIFFILRKKLNQVSFLHVFHHGIMPVSWWFGVKFVPGGFGTFHAMLNSFIHLVMYVYYGLSAAGPNFKKYLWWKRYMTSLQITQFIFVFIHASQLLFIPCNYPKVFAYWIALYAVIFLILFSDYFHKTYRSKPKVATCQESRTGISTQKTSNLNGVVGNNIEKKSK; from the exons ATGTTGTGGATGACAACTGCTGCAAAAGTCTATGATGAGGTGATGCAGAAGGGAG ATCCCCGTGTTGCTGATTGGTTCATGATGTCTTCACCTGTACCTAGTTTCCTTATATGTCTGGTCTATATGGTAATTACTAAAGTTGGACCCATATTCATGGCCAACCGAAAACCCTTCGAAATTCGTAATGTCATGCTTGTTTACAACATTGCAATGGTTTTgttatctgcatatatattagAAGAG ttcatATCGTCTGGCTGGTTTGCTGGTTACAGTATACGATGTCAACCAGTTGACTATTCTCGATCTACACAAGCCATGAGG ATGGCCGCAGCCTGTTGGTGGttctatttttctaaatttattgaaCTTTTTGATACG ATATTCTTTATTTTGAGAAAGAAACTAAATCAAGTCTCTTTCCTTCATGTcttccatcatggcattatgccAGTCTCATGGTGGTTTGGAGTAAAGTTTGTTCCAG gaGGTTTTGGAACTTTCCATGCGATGttaaattcatttattcaccttgttatgtatgtatattacggaTTATCAGCAGCTGGACCCAATTTCAAGAAATATCTTTGGTGGAAACGGTATATGACTTCATTACAAATT actcaattcatatttgtatttattcatgCCTCCCAGCTCCTGTTTATTCCTTGTAACTATCCCAAAGTATTTGCTTACTGGATAGCCCTGTATGCAGTTATTTTCCtgatcctgttttctgattattTCCACAAGACCTACCGATCAAAGCCAAAAGTTGCAACATGCCAAGAATCCAGGACTGGAATCTCCACACAGAAGACGTCTAATCTCAATGGTGTTGTTGGAAATAATATTGAGAAGAAATCTAAGTAG